The following coding sequences are from one Anguilla anguilla isolate fAngAng1 chromosome 12, fAngAng1.pri, whole genome shotgun sequence window:
- the LOC118209899 gene encoding voltage-gated potassium channel subunit beta-1-like encodes MYLYKAPCSDIPNPKQKGGQRLDRASSKYRRQSSGVKAYTPMMCWGGLKPNGPLELKHLEEFLNVHTLSLQDSTRARTGMAYRLALKII; translated from the exons atgTACCTGTACAAAGCCCCGTGTTCCGATATCCCAAACCCCAAACAGAAAGGGGGTCAGAGGCTGGACAGAGCCTCCTCCAAGTACCGACGGCAGAGCTCCGGGGTCAAGGCGTACACCCCTATGATGTGCTGGGGAGGGCTGAAACCAAACGGCCCTCTGGAGCTGAAGCACCTGGAGGAGTTCCTCAACGTGCACACGCTCTCACTGCAGGACTCCACCAGGGCAAGGACTGGGATGGCATACAG aTTGGCTCTGAAGATTATTTGA